A window of Cryptomeria japonica chromosome 3, Sugi_1.0, whole genome shotgun sequence contains these coding sequences:
- the LOC131074543 gene encoding aspartyl protease AED3-like — protein MAKRLCSVLVSFLLLVSVCAENSKVARVNLASFTWKDTEDNKNCSAEELETSSLSVMHIQGKCSPFRLPKSSWWKAISESIKGDNQRYRAMVKGEWSSGKSMVNPQEDTDLPLASGHAINTGNYIIKLGFGTPVQSFYTVLDTGSYIAWIPCNPCSGCSSEQFEPSKSSTYKYLTCTSQQCQSLGVCENNDKNVNCSRTQGYGDKSEVDELMSSETLTVGSQPVEDFVFRCASAARGLTQSTPSLVGFGKDPLSFVSQTATLYDSTFSYCLPSLSSSAFTGYLTLGKGALSVQGLKFTPLLSNAVNPYFYYVGLNGISVGEELVSIPPGTLSLDESTGRGSIIDSGTVITRLVEPAYNAMRDSFRRQLSNLTMASSTEPFDTCYNKPSSELGFPHITLHFDDGLDLILPVESTLYPADEEGSVLCLAFALPPGGVDDVLSIFGNYQQQNLRIVHHIAGSRLGIASENCDG, from the coding sequence ATGGCAAAGCGTCTATGCTCAGTCCTAGTGTCTTTTCTATTACTCGTTTCTGTGTGCGCAGAAAACAGTAAGGTTGCAAGAGTAAATCTTGCATCATTCACCTGGAAAGATACTGAGGATAACAAGAACTGCTCTGCGGAAGAATTGGAAACATCAAGTTTGAGTGTGATGCACATTCAGGGCAAGTGTTCTCCTTTCCGCCTCCCCAAATCATCATGGTGGAAGGCGATATCCGAGTCAATCAAAGGCGACAATCAGCGCTACAGAGCAATGGTGAAAGGGGAATGGAGCTCCGGGAAAAGTATGGTTAATCCCCAAGAGGACACGGACCTCCCGTTGGCCTCGGGACATGCCATCAACACGGGAAACTACATTATCAAGCTGGGTTTCGGCACGCCTGTGCAGAGCTTCTACACTGTCCTCGATACCGGCAGCTACATCGCCTGGATTCCCTGCAATCCCTGCTCCGGTTGCTCAAGTGAGCAATTCGAGCCATCCAAGTCGTCTACGTATAAGTATCTCACCTGCACTTCTCAGCAGTGTCAGAGTCTGGGCGTCTGTGAGAACAACGATAAGAATGTCAACTGCAGCCGTACTCAAGGGTATGGCGACAAGTCGGAGGTGGACGAGCTCATGTCGTCTGAGACGCTAACTGTGGGCTCTCAGCcggtggaggattttgtcttcAGATGTGCGAGTGCGGCGAGGGGACTCACCCAGAGTACGCCCAGTTTGGTTGGGTTTGGGAAGGATCCTCTCTCCTTCGTTTCTCAGACGGCCACGTTATATGACAGTACGTTTTCTTATTGCCTTCCCTCACTCTCCTCCTCTGCTTTCACGGGGTATCTCACGCTGGGGAAAGGGGCTCTTTCTGTGCAAGGCTTGAAGTTCACTCCCCTCTTGTCCAACGCGGTGAACCCTTACTTCTATTATGTGGGGTTAAACGGAATCTCTGTGGGAGAAGAGCTTGTTTCCATTCCACCGGGGACATTGAGCTTGGATGAGTCGACGGGAAGAGGGAGTATCATAGACTCGGGAACAGTTATCACTCGGCTGGTGGAGCCCGCTTACAATGCCATGCGAGATTCTTTCCGCCGTCAACTCTCTAATCTGACTATGGCTAGTTCGACAGAGCCTTTTGATACGTGCTACAACAAACCGTCCAGCGAGCTGGGTTTTCCTCACATCACGTTGCATTTTGACGATGGCCTGGACTTGATTCTGCCGGTGGAAAGCACCTTATACCCCGCGGATGAGGAGGGCTCCGTTTTATGCCTTGCTTTCGCTCTTCCTCCGGGCGGGGTGGACGATGTATTGTCAATATTTGGGAACTATCAGCAGCAGAACTTGCGAATCGTGCATCATATCGCAGGGTCTAGGCTTGGAATTGCTAGCGAGAACTGCGATGGTTAG